A genomic window from Flavobacterium azooxidireducens includes:
- a CDS encoding RNA polymerase sigma factor, which produces MQDEKAFIESLLNPKTQRNAFQELVSHYQRPLYAHIRNIVLNHDDADDVLQNTFVKVFRNLNGFKGESKLFSWIYRIATNEALTFLQQKSKRFQTTNEDYLMQQTEKMQADEYFDGDEIQLKLQKAIAMLPEKQQLIFKMKYFEELKYEEISEILGTTVGGLKASYHIAVKKIEEYLSQD; this is translated from the coding sequence TTGCAAGACGAAAAAGCTTTTATAGAATCGTTATTAAATCCAAAAACGCAACGAAATGCCTTTCAGGAGTTGGTATCTCACTATCAGCGACCACTCTATGCACATATCCGTAACATTGTTTTAAATCATGATGACGCAGACGATGTTTTGCAGAATACATTTGTAAAAGTTTTTAGAAATCTAAACGGATTTAAAGGGGAAAGCAAACTTTTTTCATGGATATATCGAATTGCCACGAATGAAGCCTTGACTTTTTTACAACAAAAATCAAAACGGTTTCAAACTACCAACGAAGATTATCTTATGCAACAAACCGAAAAAATGCAAGCGGATGAGTATTTTGACGGTGATGAAATTCAGTTAAAATTACAAAAAGCCATTGCGATGCTTCCCGAAAAACAACAACTCATCTTTAAAATGAAATATTTTGAAGAATTGAAATATGAAGAAATATCGGAGATTTTAGGAACCACAGTTGGAGGTTTGAAAGCTTCCTATCACATTGCCGTTAAAAAAATTGAAGAATATTTATCACAGGATTAA
- a CDS encoding sensor of ECF-type sigma factor: MKKSSIYILLFCLIFVSTAFAQGGKRDKIKTLKTAFITTELSLTQQEAEKFWPIYNAFEEKQFELRHNKMKSYMKRMDSDLDSMSEKDASTLLTQMESVEEETHQLRKKLVADLKSVISSHKIIKLKKAEEDFNRSLLKQYRENRSSKRN, translated from the coding sequence ATGAAAAAAAGTTCCATTTATATCCTGCTCTTTTGTTTGATTTTTGTTTCAACTGCTTTTGCACAAGGCGGAAAAAGAGATAAAATTAAAACGTTAAAAACAGCTTTTATCACCACCGAATTATCTTTAACTCAGCAAGAAGCCGAAAAATTCTGGCCAATTTATAATGCTTTTGAAGAAAAGCAATTTGAACTACGTCATAATAAAATGAAATCGTATATGAAACGTATGGATTCTGACTTAGATTCGATGTCTGAAAAAGATGCTTCTACTTTATTAACTCAAATGGAAAGTGTGGAAGAAGAAACCCATCAATTGAGAAAAAAATTAGTTGCCGATTTAAAAAGTGTAATCAGTTCACATAAAATCATCAAACTCAAAAAAGCAGAAGAAGATTTTAATCGAAGTTTATTAAAACAATACCGCGAAAATCGTTCGTCCAAACGAAATTAA
- a CDS encoding beta propeller repeat protein: MRKICEIIMLFVLVSCNNVEKKSKPNLRAPFTGVEIDTLLADTMSVRAITLEKDKVWYATDKGTYGYCRFDKSKNYIGQITLDSVNPHFRGIAKNSSSIFMISTEKPAVIYEVSKKDNLVTKVFEDKNPNAFYNGIQFWNDYEGIAMGDPQNECLSILITRDSGKTWTKVSCSDLPKIESGEAGFAASNSSLVVKGDYTWIVTGGTKARVFFSKDKGKTWSVHDTPMNQGKPMAGIFSADFYNDTIGIIAGGDYENQDENSKNKALTINSGQTWALISDGEGFGYTSCIQFVPESGGLLTVSVGPQGIYFSDDSGNFWKKISDEKDLHTIRFINERNAIAAGKNKIIKIKFTSN, translated from the coding sequence ATGCGTAAAATTTGTGAAATTATTATGTTATTCGTTTTGGTTTCTTGCAATAATGTTGAGAAAAAGTCAAAGCCAAATTTAAGAGCACCTTTTACAGGAGTAGAAATTGATACACTTTTAGCTGATACTATGAGTGTGAGAGCCATTACTTTAGAAAAAGATAAAGTTTGGTACGCCACCGATAAAGGCACTTATGGTTATTGCAGATTTGATAAATCAAAGAATTATATTGGTCAGATTACTTTGGATTCAGTTAATCCTCATTTTAGAGGAATTGCTAAAAACAGTTCTTCCATATTTATGATTAGTACCGAAAAACCAGCTGTGATTTATGAGGTGTCTAAAAAGGATAATTTGGTAACTAAAGTTTTTGAAGACAAAAATCCGAATGCGTTTTACAACGGAATTCAATTTTGGAATGATTATGAAGGAATTGCCATGGGTGATCCACAAAACGAATGTCTTTCTATTCTAATCACAAGAGATAGTGGTAAAACGTGGACAAAAGTTTCGTGTTCAGATTTACCAAAAATAGAATCAGGCGAAGCCGGTTTTGCTGCCAGCAATAGTAGTCTGGTTGTAAAAGGCGATTATACCTGGATTGTAACCGGAGGAACCAAAGCACGCGTTTTCTTTTCAAAAGACAAAGGAAAAACATGGTCGGTGCACGATACTCCAATGAATCAGGGAAAACCTATGGCAGGAATTTTTTCAGCCGATTTTTACAATGATACAATAGGAATAATTGCCGGTGGAGATTATGAAAATCAAGATGAAAATTCAAAAAACAAAGCCTTAACGATCAATAGCGGACAAACTTGGGCTTTAATTTCCGACGGAGAAGGGTTTGGTTATACTTCTTGTATTCAATTCGTACCTGAATCGGGTGGTCTTTTAACGGTTAGTGTTGGTCCGCAAGGGATTTATTTTTCAGACGACAGCGGTAATTTCTGGAAAAAAATTAGCGATGAAAAAGACTTGCATACCATTCGATTCATTAATGAACGAAATGCCATTGCCGCTGGAAAGAATAAGATTATCAAAATAAAATTTACATCAAATTAA
- a CDS encoding RluA family pseudouridine synthase, giving the protein MNNLPTVELESDDELFEHHRFEVPKGQSMVRIDKYLMQVVENTTRNKIQQAATAGNIIVNDVPVKSNYKVKPFDVIRYLMAHPPYEYLLEPEDIPINIVYEDEQLLIVNKEAGMVVHPGHGNYSGTLVNALAFHFENLPMNSSERPGLVHRIDKNTSGLLVIAKTEFAMSYLAKQFADKTSEREYIALVWGNPTEDEGTIGGFIGRHQKDRMQMAVYDDEAFGKPAVTHYKVIERFGYVTLISCRLETGRTHQIRAHMKHIGHPLFNDERYGGHQILKGTTFTKYKQFVENCFKILPRQALHAKTLGFEHPTTKEFMRFNSDIPQDMVDCIEKWRNYSKSNSVEEE; this is encoded by the coding sequence ATGAATAACTTACCAACAGTAGAATTAGAATCTGACGACGAATTATTTGAACACCACCGTTTTGAAGTCCCCAAAGGGCAATCGATGGTTCGGATAGATAAATATTTAATGCAAGTTGTAGAAAATACAACCCGCAACAAAATTCAACAAGCCGCAACTGCAGGAAACATAATAGTTAATGATGTTCCTGTAAAATCAAACTACAAAGTAAAACCGTTTGATGTCATCCGTTATTTGATGGCTCATCCGCCTTATGAATATTTGTTGGAACCCGAAGATATTCCCATCAATATTGTTTATGAAGATGAGCAATTGTTGATTGTAAACAAAGAAGCCGGCATGGTGGTTCATCCCGGTCACGGAAATTACAGTGGAACTTTAGTTAATGCGTTGGCTTTTCATTTTGAAAATCTACCAATGAACAGTTCCGAACGTCCCGGATTGGTGCATCGAATTGATAAAAATACCTCAGGATTGTTGGTTATTGCCAAAACGGAATTTGCAATGTCTTATTTAGCTAAACAATTTGCAGATAAAACATCTGAACGAGAATACATTGCTTTGGTTTGGGGAAATCCTACTGAAGACGAAGGAACAATTGGCGGTTTTATTGGAAGACATCAAAAAGACCGAATGCAAATGGCTGTTTATGACGATGAAGCTTTTGGAAAACCAGCCGTTACACATTATAAAGTGATTGAACGATTTGGGTATGTCACGTTAATTTCTTGTAGATTGGAAACAGGAAGAACACATCAAATTAGAGCTCACATGAAACATATTGGTCATCCGTTATTCAACGATGAACGATATGGCGGGCATCAAATTCTGAAAGGAACAACCTTTACAAAATACAAACAATTTGTAGAAAATTGTTTTAAGATTTTACCAAGACAAGCTCTGCATGCAAAAACACTAGGTTTTGAACATCCTACTACCAAAGAGTTTATGCGTTTTAATTCTGATATTCCGCAAGACATGGTAGATTGTATAGAGAAATGGAGAAATTATTCGAAATCGAATAGTGTAGAAGAAGAATAG
- a CDS encoding PASTA domain-containing protein has protein sequence MSFRKYLTSKVFFRQVLVALGIVAVLSFVFFNMLSYFTNHGEEITVPNLSKLTVEQAEEKLESLDLDYVLLDTLDFNKEFPKYGVVVQDPKPGSKVKANRKVYIKINSDGYAYVTLPDLIEKTYRQAEPTLKSIGLEIGTITYKPYLGKDMVLEMKHNGAPVKPGAKIMKTSKIDLVLGDGKIAFDETEIDSLMQQEDLENTDE, from the coding sequence ATGAGTTTTAGAAAATATCTTACGAGTAAAGTCTTTTTTAGACAAGTTTTGGTTGCACTTGGTATTGTGGCAGTGTTGTCTTTTGTTTTTTTTAATATGTTATCGTATTTTACAAATCACGGCGAAGAAATCACAGTTCCTAATTTGAGCAAGCTAACTGTTGAACAAGCAGAAGAAAAACTTGAAAGTTTAGATTTAGATTATGTGCTTTTGGACACATTGGATTTTAATAAAGAATTTCCAAAATATGGTGTGGTCGTGCAAGATCCAAAACCGGGTTCTAAAGTAAAAGCCAATCGAAAAGTGTATATTAAAATAAATTCGGATGGTTATGCTTATGTAACTTTACCCGATTTAATTGAAAAAACATACCGTCAAGCAGAACCAACATTAAAATCGATTGGTCTGGAAATAGGAACCATTACTTATAAACCTTATCTAGGAAAAGACATGGTTTTGGAAATGAAACACAATGGAGCTCCAGTGAAACCAGGTGCAAAAATCATGAAAACTTCAAAAATTGATTTGGTTTTAGGAGATGGCAAAATAGCTTTTGACGAAACAGAAATAGATAGTCTTATGCAACAAGAAGACTTAGAAAATACGGATGAATAA
- a CDS encoding D-alanine--D-alanine ligase produces the protein MKNVAIIMGGYSSEYQISLTSGGVVYQYLDKIKYNPFKIHIFKEKWVYVNESNEEFPINKDDFSIDLNGKKITFDVVFNAIHGTPGEDGLMQAYFELLGIPQTSCDYYQAALTFNKRDLLSVLKPYGIKTATSFYLNLGDEIDSDKIIETVGLPCFVKPNKSGSSFGISKVKTKNELLPAIENAYKEDNEIIIESFLNGVEVSVGVINFKGKITVLPITEIVSENDFFDYEAKYLGKSQEITPARISEELKLKVETVSKRAYEVLKMKGFSRSEFIIVNNEPYMLEMNTIPGMTTESILPQQAKAAGISLTELFDNAIELALAN, from the coding sequence ATGAAAAATGTTGCCATTATTATGGGTGGATATTCCAGTGAATATCAAATTTCGCTTACTAGCGGTGGTGTTGTTTATCAGTATTTAGATAAAATAAAATACAATCCGTTTAAAATTCATATTTTTAAAGAGAAATGGGTTTATGTGAATGAATCAAATGAAGAATTTCCAATTAATAAAGATGATTTTTCAATTGATCTAAATGGTAAAAAAATAACCTTTGATGTTGTTTTTAATGCCATTCACGGTACTCCCGGCGAAGATGGTTTAATGCAAGCTTATTTTGAATTACTTGGAATTCCGCAAACAAGTTGCGATTATTATCAAGCCGCTTTAACATTTAATAAAAGAGATTTACTTTCAGTCTTAAAACCATATGGAATTAAAACAGCCACTTCATTTTACCTTAATTTAGGTGATGAAATTGATAGTGATAAAATTATTGAAACAGTTGGTTTACCTTGTTTTGTAAAACCCAATAAATCCGGTTCAAGTTTCGGAATTTCGAAAGTAAAAACTAAGAATGAATTGCTTCCGGCCATTGAAAATGCCTATAAAGAAGACAACGAAATTATCATTGAAAGTTTTTTGAATGGTGTAGAAGTCTCAGTTGGAGTAATTAATTTTAAAGGAAAAATCACTGTTTTACCAATTACCGAAATCGTTTCCGAAAATGATTTTTTTGATTATGAAGCCAAATATTTAGGAAAATCACAAGAAATCACACCTGCCAGAATAAGTGAGGAATTAAAATTAAAAGTAGAAACTGTATCCAAAAGAGCGTATGAAGTCTTGAAAATGAAAGGATTTTCACGAAGTGAATTCATCATCGTAAACAACGAACCGTATATGCTGGAAATGAATACCATTCCCGGTATGACCACCGAAAGTATTTTGCCTCAACAAGCTAAGGCGGCAGGAATTTCGTTAACAGAATTATTTGATAACGCAATTGAATTGGCTTTAGCTAACTAA
- the coaD gene encoding pantetheine-phosphate adenylyltransferase: MKKAIFPGSFDPITNGHFDIIKRGISLFDEVIVAIGVNAEKKYMFSLEQRKKFIEDAFKDSPKVRVITYEGLTIDLCKKEKAEFILRGLRNPADFEFEKAIAHTNRKLSKIETVFLLTAANTSYISSSIVRDVIRNGGDYSVLVPDSVKIE, from the coding sequence ATGAAAAAAGCAATCTTCCCAGGCTCTTTTGACCCAATTACAAACGGCCATTTCGATATTATCAAACGTGGAATTTCACTTTTTGATGAAGTGATTGTGGCTATTGGTGTCAATGCAGAAAAAAAATACATGTTTTCACTCGAACAACGAAAAAAATTCATTGAAGATGCTTTTAAAGATTCTCCAAAAGTACGAGTGATTACTTATGAAGGATTGACCATCGATTTATGCAAAAAAGAAAAAGCGGAATTTATTTTGCGAGGTTTACGAAACCCAGCCGATTTTGAGTTTGAAAAAGCAATCGCTCATACCAACAGAAAATTATCTAAAATTGAAACTGTCTTTTTATTAACTGCAGCAAATACTTCGTATATCAGTTCAAGTATTGTTCGCGATGTAATTAGAAATGGCGGAGATTATAGCGTTTTAGTCCCGGATTCAGTGAAAATAGAATAA
- a CDS encoding T9SS type A sorting domain-containing protein has translation MKKITLLLLLLVGSFGVAQTISHSNSMDLGDTNVACNIGTITSGENSYFRFFQLNSFSITGDYSITSVQFGVQSLTIPTLPGGFPVTVKISSTANTNFPIGYPTGYTELTQITTNIQTTDVGTLVSIPISATIPAGSNLLVEVGYLAQETGSGNRIFLSANDLGQTAVTYLAAPGCGITSPTSMTTVGFPDAHLVLSVTGEVLGLNDSLLQQVSVYPNPSKEKVTVSLPNSISVVKSTLTDISGKQMAISLDVNNSFSVSEYAAGIYILNLETTEGVLNKRIVKE, from the coding sequence ATGAAAAAAATTACTTTATTACTTTTATTGCTCGTAGGATCATTTGGTGTTGCTCAAACGATCTCTCATTCAAACTCAATGGATTTAGGTGACACAAATGTTGCTTGTAACATTGGAACGATTACTTCTGGTGAAAACAGTTACTTTAGATTTTTTCAATTGAATAGTTTTTCTATTACTGGAGACTACAGTATCACTAGTGTGCAATTTGGAGTTCAATCGTTAACAATTCCTACTTTGCCAGGAGGTTTTCCGGTAACTGTTAAAATTTCTTCTACTGCAAACACAAATTTTCCAATAGGATATCCTACTGGTTACACTGAGTTAACTCAAATTACAACAAATATTCAAACAACTGATGTAGGAACTTTAGTATCTATTCCAATTAGTGCAACGATTCCTGCAGGTTCAAATTTGTTGGTTGAAGTTGGTTATTTAGCTCAGGAAACTGGAAGTGGAAACCGTATTTTCTTATCAGCTAATGATCTAGGGCAAACAGCGGTTACTTATTTAGCAGCACCTGGTTGTGGTATAACATCTCCAACATCAATGACTACTGTAGGTTTTCCAGATGCTCATTTAGTATTAAGTGTAACCGGAGAAGTTTTAGGTTTAAATGATAGTTTGTTACAGCAAGTTTCGGTTTATCCTAATCCATCAAAAGAAAAAGTTACTGTGAGCTTACCAAACTCAATTTCAGTAGTAAAATCTACTTTAACTGATATCAGTGGAAAACAAATGGCAATCTCGCTAGATGTAAATAATTCATTTTCAGTTTCAGAATATGCTGCAGGCATCTATATTTTAAATTTAGAAACGACTGAAGGAGTTTTAAACAAAAGAATTGTTAAAGAATAA
- a CDS encoding M14 family metallopeptidase, producing the protein MEKNLIIYFLLTSFFTFSQKSDAFLTPYEKGNKNQTAMYQEAIDFYNSLTKEFKTIKLMEMGLTDSGEPLRLLIFNPEKDFDLKKNQNKAMLLINNNIHPSEPDGVDASMMLIRDLATGKITVPKNTIIAVISFYNIGGTLNRNSFSRANQNGPESYGFRGNDRNFDLNRDFIKSDTKNARSFAEIFHLVNPDVFIDNHVSNGADYQYVLTYIQTQHQKLGNDLGNYLKDEMTPKIRTQLLKKKIESIPYVTVYGATPEKGFTQMMDLPRYSTGYASLFHTIGYMPETHMLKKYEDRVKVTYEFMLETIAHTDANYLKIKYLRTKNQIQFKPKSLYTLQWKIDSTKVEQIDFLGFESGYKKSEISGKDRLFYDQKKLFKKQIPYYHFYKPQKQVEIPSAYIIPKSWWNVIDLLKLNKVEMVQFEKDTLIEVEKYKIADYKTATSAYEGHYPHSNTTVNKLIEKIVFKKGDYFIPTQQFAVKYLMETLEPEAPDSFFNWNFFDGILQQKEGYSAYVFEDLAVEILAKNPTLKEKFEKKKAEDKSFADNGSAQLDWIYKNSEYYESSHLTYPVYRVLN; encoded by the coding sequence ATGGAAAAAAATTTAATCATTTACTTTTTACTTACTTCATTTTTTACTTTTTCACAAAAAAGTGATGCTTTTTTAACTCCTTACGAAAAAGGAAATAAAAACCAAACTGCAATGTATCAGGAAGCGATTGATTTCTATAATTCATTAACCAAAGAATTTAAAACTATAAAATTGATGGAAATGGGTCTAACCGATTCCGGAGAACCACTTCGATTACTAATTTTTAATCCTGAGAAAGATTTTGATTTGAAGAAAAATCAGAATAAAGCAATGCTGTTAATAAATAACAACATTCATCCCAGCGAACCCGATGGTGTTGATGCGTCAATGATGTTAATTCGAGACTTAGCAACAGGAAAAATTACCGTTCCAAAAAACACAATTATTGCCGTAATTTCTTTTTATAATATTGGCGGAACATTAAATCGAAATTCATTTTCAAGAGCGAACCAAAATGGTCCGGAATCATATGGCTTTCGTGGAAATGATAGAAATTTCGATTTAAATCGTGATTTTATAAAGTCGGATACCAAAAATGCAAGAAGTTTTGCTGAAATTTTTCATTTGGTAAATCCTGATGTTTTTATTGACAATCACGTGAGTAATGGTGCTGATTATCAATATGTTTTGACGTATATTCAAACACAACATCAAAAACTTGGAAATGATTTAGGAAATTATTTAAAAGATGAAATGACTCCAAAAATAAGAACACAATTACTAAAGAAGAAGATTGAAAGTATTCCGTACGTAACCGTTTATGGTGCAACTCCTGAAAAAGGTTTTACACAAATGATGGATTTACCGCGTTATTCCACCGGATATGCTTCACTTTTTCATACCATAGGCTATATGCCGGAAACACATATGTTAAAAAAATATGAAGACCGTGTGAAAGTTACCTACGAATTTATGTTGGAAACCATCGCACATACTGATGCAAATTATTTGAAAATAAAATATTTGCGTACTAAAAATCAAATTCAATTTAAACCAAAATCGCTTTATACTTTGCAATGGAAAATTGACAGTACAAAAGTGGAACAAATTGATTTTTTGGGTTTTGAATCTGGTTATAAAAAAAGTGAAATTTCAGGAAAAGATCGATTATTTTACGATCAAAAGAAGCTATTTAAAAAGCAAATTCCATATTATCATTTTTATAAACCGCAAAAACAAGTTGAAATTCCTTCGGCATACATAATTCCAAAATCGTGGTGGAATGTCATTGACTTATTAAAATTGAATAAGGTTGAAATGGTTCAATTTGAAAAAGATACGTTGATTGAAGTTGAAAAATATAAAATTGCAGATTATAAAACTGCTACTTCTGCTTACGAAGGACATTATCCGCATTCAAACACAACTGTGAATAAATTAATTGAGAAAATTGTGTTTAAAAAAGGTGATTATTTTATTCCAACACAACAATTTGCAGTAAAATATTTAATGGAAACATTAGAACCCGAAGCACCCGATTCATTTTTTAATTGGAACTTTTTTGATGGGATTTTACAACAAAAAGAAGGCTATTCTGCTTATGTTTTTGAAGATTTGGCAGTGGAAATTTTAGCTAAAAATCCAACGTTAAAAGAAAAATTTGAAAAGAAAAAAGCAGAAGACAAATCGTTTGCAGATAACGGTTCGGCTCAGTTGGATTGGATTTATAAAAATTCAGAATATTATGAATCTTCTCATCTCACCTATCCTGTTTACCGTGTTTTGAATTAA
- a CDS encoding NUDIX hydrolase, with protein MYKVFVNDKPLFLTNQIQKETDFQLFLLDSVDIKQLIIKIFKNKVDKAFLYHPDEKEILKKLKSKIPVEKAGGGLVLNDKNEVLFIFRNKKWDLPKGGIEKGEEIEDTAIREVEEETGVKGLKITRKLNKTYHIFKRNGRYKLKITHWFEMKTSYSGKMVGQADEGIEKVEWIKQENIPNCLTNSYENIKLLFEKELI; from the coding sequence ATGTATAAAGTTTTTGTGAACGACAAGCCACTTTTTTTGACAAATCAAATTCAAAAGGAAACTGATTTTCAGCTTTTTTTGTTGGATAGTGTTGATATAAAGCAACTTATTATCAAAATCTTTAAAAATAAAGTTGATAAAGCTTTTTTGTATCATCCCGATGAAAAGGAAATTCTTAAAAAACTGAAGTCAAAAATTCCGGTGGAAAAAGCAGGAGGAGGTTTAGTTTTAAACGATAAGAATGAAGTTTTATTCATTTTTAGAAATAAAAAATGGGATTTACCCAAAGGCGGAATCGAAAAAGGCGAAGAAATTGAAGATACTGCCATTCGTGAAGTGGAAGAAGAAACCGGCGTGAAAGGTTTAAAAATCACCAGAAAATTAAACAAAACCTACCATATTTTCAAACGAAATGGTCGTTATAAATTAAAAATCACCCATTGGTTTGAAATGAAAACCAGTTATTCCGGAAAAATGGTTGGTCAAGCCGATGAAGGAATTGAAAAAGTAGAATGGATCAAACAAGAGAATATTCCTAATTGCTTGACAAATTCGTATGAAAATATCAAATTATTGTTTGAAAAAGAATTGATTTAA
- the pyrE gene encoding orotate phosphoribosyltransferase, with amino-acid sequence MIFNKDTAKKTSELLLQINAIKLNPKNPFTWASGWKSPIYCDNRITLSFPPIRNYIREEFSKNIEKQYGKPDVIAGVATGAIGIGMLVAEYMGLPFVYVRPEPKKHGRQNQVEGFLQKGQSVVVVEDLISTGGSSLLAVEALKAAGANVKGMVAIFTYGFDVSVQNFKNANVELHTLSNYDNLLELAVSKKYITEEEQHTLQEWRVSPSTWGVEV; translated from the coding sequence ATGATTTTTAATAAAGATACAGCAAAAAAAACATCCGAATTGCTTTTACAAATAAACGCAATTAAATTAAATCCTAAAAATCCTTTTACATGGGCTTCAGGATGGAAATCACCTATTTATTGTGATAATCGGATAACACTCTCATTTCCACCTATTCGTAATTACATCCGCGAAGAGTTTTCTAAAAATATTGAAAAACAGTACGGAAAACCTGACGTAATTGCCGGAGTTGCCACCGGAGCAATTGGTATTGGTATGCTTGTTGCAGAGTATATGGGACTTCCTTTTGTGTATGTTCGACCGGAACCAAAAAAACACGGTCGTCAAAATCAAGTGGAAGGATTTTTACAAAAAGGTCAAAGTGTTGTGGTTGTTGAAGATTTAATCAGTACAGGTGGTAGTAGTTTACTCGCAGTTGAAGCGTTAAAAGCAGCAGGAGCGAATGTAAAAGGTATGGTCGCCATTTTCACGTATGGCTTTGATGTTTCTGTACAAAACTTCAAAAATGCGAATGTAGAATTACATACATTGTCTAATTATGATAATTTATTAGAATTAGCTGTATCAAAAAAATACATTACCGAAGAAGAACAGCACACTTTGCAAGAATGGCGTGTGAGTCCATCCACTTGGGGTGTTGAAGTTTAG
- a CDS encoding SRPBCC family protein, protein MNLESPKVTVEKSAQYLFESLSDVRNFEKLMPDSIAKFEVTGEDSFIFGLKGMPEIKLKMKEKNAPSQVVLGAASDKLPFTLTGNINSISENNSEVQLVFDGEFNPMMAMMIKGPISKFIETLATNMHKL, encoded by the coding sequence ATGAATTTAGAAAGTCCAAAAGTTACTGTAGAAAAATCAGCTCAGTATTTATTTGAATCATTGAGCGATGTTCGCAATTTTGAAAAATTAATGCCCGACAGCATTGCAAAATTTGAAGTAACCGGAGAAGATTCGTTTATTTTTGGTTTAAAAGGAATGCCGGAAATTAAATTAAAAATGAAAGAAAAAAATGCTCCAAGCCAAGTTGTTTTAGGAGCTGCTTCCGATAAATTACCTTTTACATTAACGGGAAATATCAATTCAATATCCGAAAATAATTCGGAAGTTCAATTGGTTTTTGATGGAGAATTTAATCCAATGATGGCGATGATGATCAAAGGGCCAATTTCAAAATTTATTGAAACATTGGCGACAAATATGCACAAACTATAA